TTTCTATCATAATTCCGATTCCCTATGCTTCGCCGAAACCAAGTCTCAATTGATTTGCGATCCCCTTTTCCGATTCCGAGCTCAACACGCATGCGTGCTTCCGCGATAATGGGACTGGGTTCCAATTTCCAGGCAGTTTCCAATAATTCTTTAGCTTGATTCAATCGCTCAGTGAATTTTTTAAGGCCTTCTTCGGTTGTTTTGTCGATCGTTCCATAGCCTCTGGCTTCCCAAGCGTATTGGACCATCCAGCTGCCTTTGGTTCGAATCCTCTTAGTTTCGAATTTGTTGCATTTGGCTAAGGCGGCATCGACAGTTTCCCAGGCTTTTTCGGATCTATCCCCCAGGTTTTTGAAGCCGTTGATTAATTCTGAACAAGCATAGTGCCAGCGATACTCCATCAAGGGGGTGGGGGCGTCCTTCAGGCTACTTTCCACCAGAAGATCCAGGGCCTGCATAAGAATTTTCCGTATTTCCGCCTTTTCCGCCTCCTTCCAGGCCGCGGAATTCTGGGCAGGTGTGACTCCGAGAAACACTTCCATTTCCAGTTTCACGGCGGACGGGTAATAGCTCTTCGGAACATCCTTACCCACTTGCAAAAAAAGATTCAGAAGGCCTTGAGGATTTGCCAGGTTAGCTTGATCCATGCTCCGAAGAGCGGCGTATCGAACCAGAATATCCTGACATCCAGACTTCCGAGCTCGAGCGGCAGCATCCTGTGTCGCACGCGGTAGATAGGGTGTCATTTGATTGCTCAGCATATACTCCACGAAACCATCCGACACCTTTTTAACATCCCCATCCCACGACGCATTTTTGACACCTTGCTTTTCATACGGCTTCACATAACTTTCGATCAACCAGGCTCGATCCGCCTCCTCATTTTTTTTGCGCTGGGAAGCATCGAGAGGCAGCACATATTTTTCCCGGGCTGAAGTACCTGGCAAAATCCAGATCAGCTGAACGGTTAATCCAAACAAAAAGGAGCGAGACATGGGGATTCTCTGGTTTTGGCTAAAAAAAATCGTTGAAAGGTCTACTTTGCTCCAACAGTGAGTGTAAGTCAATGAAAAAGCATCGCTTGCCGAGTCTGTTTCAAAACAAGTCTTCGGCACCCTTATTAAGCCCAACCAAACAATTGGCGAAACGAAACAATCTTGGCCGGAACTGTGAGGCGACCGTTTCCCGACGCCCAATGAAAAAGTGTTTTCTGCTTTTGCCAAGGAATCTCTGTTTGCCAAACGGGCTATCGTGCCAGGAAGGAGGATTGGAAGTGCTCAGAGAGAACTCGCGGGTGGTTAAGACCTGGAGCTTGTTGGTCTTACTTTCCCTAGATTCTAACCGCTCTGCCAAGGACGTGGTCAACTCCAACCGCGTGAGTTGGCTTTAACGGTTCCAGAACTGTTTTGTGTCCAGTTATAAGGCAATAGTTTGGAAGTTGCTCTTTCGGTGTGATCGGCACACGACCCGAAGCAGCCGTAGACGGGAGTTCTTACGCCCGGTCAAGTCGGAATCACGAAAAGTGGCCCTTTAGGGAATAAACCGTTATTCTGCTTGACCGGCCCGTCGGCTGCTTCAAGTTGCCATCAAGAAGGCCGTGGGGGGGCGGAACCTGAATGGAAGAAAGATTTGATCGGTTGAGCAACCAAATCGGCCAATAAAATTCCACGGTAGAATGTTCACCGGAATCGGAGCAAAGGAATAGATAGTTGGAAAATCGCTGGATTGGAGCAAAAATTGGAAAAGGCGACAGACTTCCTCGTTAAATCGATGTCGGTGAGTTGCTCACATCGGGTGCCAGAAAAATTCTCTGCTTTCTAGCGGTAGGCCGCGCCGCCCCTTCAACGCTTCGCAACCCGGACCAGCTTCGCATTTCTAGGTCGCAAGAGAAATTTCGTAATCTAAGAGTTGCTAAAAAGAATCTTCTTTTTTTGCGGTATTCAACGAACGAACGAGGTTATTTTTTACCTCTACTCCTTCTCAGGTGGAGTGCTTCGTTGCGAATAATTCCGATTGTGCATTAATTCTCGCCTATTTTGCGATTCCTACAACGAATTTGACCAAATGACGAGGATTAAAGGTAAAAATACTCGATAACTTGGTTGATTTTCACGCAAGTACACAGTGTTGCATGAGAGCCTCTTCCCTAGCAGACTCTCAGAATGAGAAACCTTTTTGGGTAACCAACCGCAGAAGCCATTGGCGTTGTACTGATTGTGTAATTTTCCCTATATCAATTGCACTATTGGTCGGGAAGTCCAGAGGTTAGTACGAAAGCCGAAGTCTCGAGAGTGACGAAGCAGCCAAGAACGGACTTCCTGAATTTGCTACTCGGTCATTTTCGGTGTCGGACCAGAATTTAAACAGCTTTCAGTCTCTCCTCTCCTCGAACTTTGTGCCAGAAGATCCAGCGATACAGGTTGGGGGAATTGATCTCGAGTATGATGGCCAGCCTCTGAATCATTTGGACTTCCAGAACCAGTTGAACTGCCAGACGGCAACGATTGTCCTGCTCTTGGCGATTGTTGATTTTCTGGACCAGGAAAGGTGTAGTTTGTGAAGTCACGACCATGGAATGGCCACAACGAAACGGCAATTTGTCGGATTGAAAACTATCCGAAAGAATGCAATTCCTTACCGAGACTTTGCAGGTTTTTCAATGGGTATGTTAAAGTGTAGAGGAGTCGATGATTAAAAGCGAAAAAATAACAAACCAAGCCAGAGATCACTCGTGGCAAGGGATTGTTCGAGCGCTGAAGAGGTTTGCATTTAACATTTTTAAAATTGTTATTTTTATTATATCGTTGTTTAAATCAACTGATGACAGCCACGTAGTCAGTTCTATTTGCCTAAGTAAAAAAGCATCTCCATATGTTATGGTAGTAACAAAAAGCTTAGAAATACAGTATGGATTTGCTATCGTATTAATAATTGCTGGAATATGATGCGAATTGTTGCTCTCATAAGCATTTTTGAAAACTATATAGGTGTGATAGTAATCTTCGTTAGAGTCAAGCAGTATTTTTTTAACCTTAGAAACAGAAAGCAATACCAACCAAGGGTCTGTTTTTGAAAATTCAGCTAAATATTTTAGATGTTTTGAAGTAAGGATCTCCACAAATGAGAAATATTTCTTGATAAAAATACTTCTCGAAGAGAATCTGCTTGGGCTTGATGATATTGAAAGGTCATACCTGGTAGCGATAGTATAGGCAAGACTCATAAATTCTAAATGACTAGGATCTAATTTGATCTCATTTTCAATCAGCCATTTAAATGCAACAATAGCAATATTCGCTGGGTTGATTTGATCTATCGGATCTAAAAAGGAATCTAAAGAAATTGAGTAATTTAAAGCAACGAGTACTCTTATCGAGGTTGTTTTCGGCTCTTCCGTTTTTAGGCGCAACTCTCGGCGAATCGGTCATTTTGGGATAGATTGCAATTGAGAGTACTTTTCCTGGTTCACGGAAGAGCCTATGACGACGACTACCATTGCCATAGACATGGACATCCCTGCCGGAGTGAGCGTTGGCGAATACGAACGCATCGACGGGGGCCACGCCTTTCACGTGAGTTGGCAGTTGCCCGACAATCTTTGTTGCGAGACATGCCAGCGAGAGTCTCGGCTTCAATTGGTGGAGAAGAACAAGTTTCTGAGCATCCGCGATCTGGATTTGTGGGGTAAGCCGAGCTTTTTCGTGTACCAGGAGTTGTATCACCGCTGCCCGTCGTGCGGTCACCGTCAATCGCTGTTGCCGCCGTTCAAGCGTCGGGATGTGAAATATACGTTTCGCTTCGAGGAGCAGGTGCTGGTCAGTCTGATCGGGAGCACAGCCGAAGACGTGGCAGTGCGTTTGGGGATCGCCGCGGAGACGGTGGAACGAATCGTCAAGAACCGGATAGAGGACGCCAAGGCGAAGCAGATCGATCCGCAGCGGAAGATCGAGCGTTTGGGTCTGGATGAGATCAGCAGGGGCATAAGGGATATGCGACCATTCTCACAGACCTGACGAATGCGGAGCGTCTGGAGATTCTCGCTTTGTCCAAGGGGCGTGACGAAGCAGCGGGGCAAGCGTGTTTGACGCGTTTGTCGGCCGAACAACGGTCGGCGGTGCGTTGGCATCATACGGACATGAGCCTGGCGTATTTGAAGGCTTGCGGCGTGCATTTACCCAACAGCCAGTCGGTAATAGATCGCTTTCACGTCGCCAAGAAATTGGGTGAGGTGGCGGACGATCTGCGAAAAAAAACTATCGAGCCTACAAGCGAAGTTTGAGCGGGGAAGCCCGCAAGAAGCTGCGTTCTCAGATGCACGACTTCCGGCGTCGTCCCGAAGGATTTGAATCCGGAGCAGGTCCAGGCCCTCGAGGATTTGTTCGAGAAGGTGCCTCGGTTGGGAGCGATCTATAATCTGCGTTGGGAGGCGACCAAGATCTTCGATAGTGCCCCCAACCGAGCCGAAGCCTCGCGATTGCTGGAGGATTGGATCGCCCAAGCCCGTGAGACCGAGTTGGATTGGGAACCGATCATCACCACGCTCAAGAACAACAGGGAGGGGATCTTAGCCTACTTCGAGGAACGCAAAAGCAGCGGCCCGGTGGAAGGTCTCAATACCAAGATTCGGGTAGTGCTACGCCGAAGTTATGGAATTCAGAGTCTAACTACGCTCTGGACGAGAGTACTCCTGGACGTGAATTGGGCTGCGAAAAAATTAGGGCCGACCATTGCAGAGATTCGCAGCTTCGTCAACCAGATCCAGAAGCATTTCTCTAGATGCTACACCTAGAAACGGAAGAGCCTTGTTTTCGCATATTCACTTATACTAGACGTGTGAGCGTCGCGTGAATTATACAGACGCAATAATTTTTCCTCAAGTTCTTCGGGGCCGGTATCTTTCCGGAATTCCGCCAAACAGTATTGCAACATAATCACTTGATAAGTATAAATTCCAGGGCGGAGCAGCCATTGAATTAAAGCAGTTGTGAGCAAATTATCGCTTTTCATAAACCATGTAACATGAATTTTTTTAAGGATTTCAGGAAGAAAAGGGTGCACTGATTTCGTCTCAACAAGACTTTCGTAAAATTCCAACGGTACAGAAGCATCAAAAACCAGATCGAATATTTGGTCTTCTATCGTGTCTGATGAGAATTGAGAAAGTATATTGTCAAATTGAGAAAAATAGTCGATTACACTAACGTTCATAGACTCACTCAATCAGAGGATTTTAGGGAAAATTAGTTTGTTCAAAAAGTGTCGATCATTACTCGATATTTATTAGTTTATTGAGAGAATATTTCTATTCATCTTTTGGATTTTGTAATAGTCAAAAATATCTGAATTTTGAATCGCGGGTACTACAGTTGACGAAACCGGCGAATTTTAAAAAAAACATTCGTGGCACCTTTGATGGAAAAAGTGAACACAAAAAAACCAACTATCTTTTTCAGACACTTCGCGATAGTCGCTCCAGTTAACTTTCGATGGAATATTCCAATTTCCGCATTGTCACCTGTAACTGACACCTCATCTTCAATCTTACGATGTACTGCGACCACCATTTTCTCGCTCCTCCCGACTTCCATTTGTGGTCAAAATTACTCCCCAATTTATCGCTCAGCAAAAGTTGCAACTACCAGCCTAGTTTTTACTTGGTGTGATCACGTCGGTCACGCCGTTTTTCTTTGATTGCGTCCTCGAGGGAACTAACTTTATTTCCAGGCTATCTGAGTAGCCGACCACGAAGTATTCGTTGTTCAGCTTCTTGTCCTCAACCTTAACAAATTCATTTTAGAACCTGTAGTTACCTTTGAGCGACGAATTTTTCAGGTTTTCAGTGGTTACAAGTGGGTTAAGACATCAAAAATTTGAATTTTGTGTAATAAAGCATAGTATTTATCGAGAAATCCAAATCAAAAATGAACAATCCTCTCTCGATGTGCAAATCACTTTTCGCGTTGATATAGCTGGAACTCTAGATCCGTCATCAGCTTGTGAACTGCCTCATAGATAACGGACACAGAGTTAAGCTATTTTAGCTGCCCTTTCGTACTCGTCTGGGGAAACGTACTCCAGACTCGAATGCCTTTTAATTCGATTGTAGAACATCTCGTTCTATACGCAGTCGATCGTTCTCGGTCCGTAGACAAGCTGGTTCATTATCCAACACACCCCGAACGCCGTTGCCGAGAAAGTCCTTGTCGTCGATCTTGGTGAGTTCGTTGATCCACATCTTAATCGTCTGCGAGGTGACTCCCACTGATCTGGCCGCCTCTGCGGAAGACTGTCCCGTACAGTCACCAACACCACGGTGGCCTTCTTGTACTCGGTGGAATGCTAATTACAAGGACGCTTGACATTAGACTTCTCCATCCGACACCTCCCGAGTTAGCTTATCCGCTTAACTCCGTGTCCGTTATCTATGAAGAACTCCAATGCTGTAATTCGGAATCCGATAACAAATGAGCAGCAGATGGTTTACATCCTCAATCTTTAACAGCGACGTTAAACGACTTCGCCAGTCCGGACCGGAAAAATTCCTGGAACAAATATAAATCCGAAAAAGCCTGCTGCCAATGTAGGAATCGATTCGATTACAGTCCCAATTCTTCCTATCGTTGAAGCGCCTCTTCCTGCCCAGACGGGTGGCGGAGAAGTGGGTAATGGCAATCTTGGATATGGATTCACGGTTATCGGTAATATCGGTAAAGGATTATTTATTCCTGGATAAAATGGGAGTAAGGGATCAAGATGATTTGAAGGACCATTTGGAGCTGGCAATGGCCGACCGACGGGTACAGGCGCTCCAGGCTGTAGTATATCTGGTGGAAATAGTTCGTGTATAATATCTTGGATATCTTGCGGATTTTTAAATTAAAAAATTTACAAAATATTGCTAACATAAATGATAGTAATGTTAATATCTTTATCTCTTGTTTGATAGGCCAAAGATGCGCGTCATTAAGCCCTCCCATTTTCTGGCCTTCTCTATAGCGATTTAAAATACTATCTATAACCTCTGAAATCGCTTCGTCGATCTTTTTGCAAGACCAATTTTCCGGTAAGCATTTATGCCTGGGGTTAAAAACATAATCTTCGAGCAGTTGAATTAAAGAATTTCTCCCTCCTAATCCAGATCGTTCATTATAATGCAGGCTCTTCCGTTTCTAGGTGTAGCATTCAGAGAAATACTTCTGGATCTGGTTGACGAAGCCGCGAATCTCCGCAATGGTCGGCCCTAATTTTTTCGCTGCCCAATTCACGTCCAGGAGTATTCTCGTCCAGAGCGTAGTTAGACTCTGAATTCCATAACTCCGACGTAGCACTACCCGAATCTTGGTATTGAGTCCTTCCACCGGGCCGCTGCTTTTGCGTTCCTCGAAGTAGGCTAAGATCCCCTCCCAATTGTTCTTGAGCATCGTGATGAACGGCTCCCAATCCATCTCGGTCTCGCGGGCCTGGACGATCCAATCTTCCAACAGTCGCGAGGCTTCGGCTCGGTTCGGGGCACTATCGAAGATTTTGGTCGCCTCCCAACGCAGATGGTAGATCGTTCCCAACGAAGGCACCTTCTCGAACAAATCCTCGAGGGCCTGGACCTGCTCCGGATTCAAATCCTCGGGACGACGCCGGAAGTCGTGCATCTGAGAACGCAGCTTCTTGCGGGCTTCCCCGCTCAAACTTCGCTTGTAGGCTCGATAGTTTTTTTTCGCAGATCGTCTGCCACCTCCCCCAATTTCTTGGCGACGTGAAAGCGATCTATCACCGACTGGCTGTTGGGTAAATGCACGCCGCAAGCCTTCAAATACGCCGGGCTCATGTCCGTATGATGCCAACGCACCCCCGCACGTTGCTGGGCCGACAAACGCTCCAAACACGCTCGCCCCGCTGCTTCGTCGCGACCCTTGGACAGAGCCAGAATCTCCGGACGCTCCCCATTCGTCAGGTCCGTCAATATTGTCGCATATCCCTTATGCCCCTTACGCAGGCTGATCTCATCCAGACCCAAACGCTCGATCTTCCGCTGGGGATCGATCTGCTTCGCCTTGGCGTCCTCTATCCGGTTCTTGACGATTCGCTCCACCGTCTCCGCGGCGATCCCCAAACGCACTGCCACGTCTTCGGCTGTGCTCCCGATCAGACTGACCAGCACCTGCTCCTCGAAGCGGAACGTATATTTCACATCCCGACGCTTGAAGGGCGGCAACAGCGATTGACGGTGACCGCACGACGGACAGCGGTGATACACCTCCTGGTACACGAAAAAGCTCGGCTTACCCCACAAATCCAGATCGCGGATGCTCAGAAACTTGTTCTTCTCCACCAATTGAAGCCGAGACTCTCGCTGGCATGTCTCGCAACAAAGATTGTCGGGCAACTCCCAACTCACGTGAAAGGCGTGGCCCCCGTCGATGCGTTCGTATTCGCCAACGCTCACTCCGGCAGGAACGTCCATGTCTATGGCAATGGTAGTCGTCGTCATCGGCTCTTCCGTGAACCAGGAAAAGGGTACTCTCAATTGCAATCTATCCCAAAATGACCGATTCGCCGAGAGTTGCGCCTAAAAACGGAAGAACCATAATGCAGGCGTGCATTTGGTGTGTTTATATCCTCTATATACAGTCCAAATTGATCCAAAATATATGATGCACGCCTACTTGCTAAACCTAGAGGATCAGTCTCATTTAACGGTGAATTAAGCTCAAATGAGTAGTAATTGTTATTTTGCAAAATCAATCCAATTGGATCATTTTGCATCCAACGCTCCAAAGTTGGGCTATACATTCGATTTCTAAAATCGTAGAGACTAGTAGCTTCAAGCTCTCCGCCCTGGTGCAAAAACTTCCAATTATAAGCACTGCTGCTTATCGATCCCCAGGAGGAGTTCAAATAAGAAGCTCTAACAAAACCCCTGCTTGGTATGGCATTTGCGCTCCAGAATCTAGCCCGGATTCAGGAGCGCTGTCATGGCTCGTTCAGAATTACCCGATGAATTTTGGCAAGAGATTGAACCTTTACTTCCTCCCGATACGCTTCCCGGCGAGCAAGGGGGACGGCCGCGCATACCCAATAAAACGGCCATGCGAGGCATCTTTTACATTCTGACCACCGGAATCCGCTGGGAGGATATCCCTCGCGAAATCGGATGCAGCGGCATGACTTGCTGGCGTCGTCTCAGAGACTGGCAGAAACTCTCCTTATGGGATCAATTGCATCGTTTGATTTTGGCGCAGTTGCGTAAGGCCGAGAAGATCGACCTCTCTTTGGTCGTCGTCGATAGCACGATTTCTCGAACCGTTGGCGGGGGAGAGCAGACCGGCCCCAACCCTACGGATCGACGTAAACCCGGCACTAAACAGCACTTAATTGTCGATCGCAACGGTATTCCCCTGGAGATACGCGTCACCGGAGCTAATCGCCACGATGTGAGGGAGATCATTCCTCTGGTCATCAATATACCAGCGATAGGAGGAAAGCCCGGTGCTCCGATTCATAAGCCCAAGGTCGTGCAAGCGGATCGAGCCTACCACGATCAATGGGTGGATGCGTTGCTCTATTGGATGGGCATCATTCCGCGCATCGCTAAGCGAAATACTCCTCACGGCAGCGGCTTGGGGAAAACTCGGTTCGTGGTCGAGCGAACCATATCTTGGATTCGAGGGTTGCGGAGATTGCGAGTGAGGTTCGACCGCCACGATTACATTTACCAAGCCTGGAATTCTCTCGCCATGGCATTTATCTGCTGGAGAACTTTAATCGAATAACCCAATTGCAATTTTTTAAAAACAGGGTTTTGTTAGAGGTTCTTACGCTTTTGTGTTTGATTTGCCTGGACGCATTAATTTTCATTCAGACATGGATAAAAGTATGGCAGTATTCGCCTCTGCGAAGATTCGTCGACTCGTGGCCTTCAGACATCACCCTTGAGTCCTATATGGCAGTGAAATTCAAGCCGAAATCGGGCTGCCCTTGTTTCGGAAACAGAATCAACTTTACTACCCCAGAGTCATCGCCCTGGAGAGCAAAAAAGCTTTACGCGCTGGTCTACCTGGAGTGCCTGGTGCATTCCCTGTCCTATCAGATCATCGCGACGAAAGCAGTTTCGCCCGAGAAGTTGTATTAACGTTAATACAAACTGTAGCGATACTGAACGGATGCAGGGTGCCGATGTGCGATTCCTGGCAAACTCAATCACTGGCATGGCTCGTCGATTTGAAGCTGGCGCTTGCCGCAGAAGGGAAAAAGCAAAAGGAATTGTTCCCATACTGAATATTCACGTCCATTCTGGTCGGCGGTCTGCCCTCAGTAGAATCCGGGCTCCAGGGGCCTTTATAGGCAAACCTTTCTACCTGTAGACGACATCCTAAACTAGCTCCTGATTTGACTTCAAGAAACGGACACTGATCTGCTTCCATATGGACACTCTCTCGTTCGCAGATGCCATATCCCGCCTTGAACAGCTCCGGCGCAATCGCAAACATTTCCTCTGTTGAAAGATATCCGACTGTTCCTGTGTAGGCCCGTTTTTTTGGACCAAGATCTTCCCATAGTTAGATATGTGGATCCCGTGGACTTCGTTGGTCTAGAAGTAGTGTGTGTTGGAGTTCTTGACTTTTAGACGTGAAAGAAGATCGAATTGCCATCCTGTGAGTTAGATTCGACTTCAAAGCCGGTCCTGGTCCCGCAGAAGGGTGGCGAAAGCGTTGCCGTGATAGGCGCGGGCATTTCGGGTTTGATAGCCGCTCGTACGCTGCAAGACCACGGCTTCGACATCACGGTATTCGAAAAGAGCAGGGGTCCGGGCGGTCGGGCCGCGACTCGCCGGATTGCCTCGGGGATCACTTTCGATCATGGAGCCCAGTATTTTACCGCCCGCGATCCCCAGCTCATTTCCTATGTCGAGTCCTGGTCAGCACGGGGTATTGTTGCCGAGTGGTACGGTCAATTCGTCGAAATCCAGGGCGGGGAAGTTCGAACTAAATCTAACCAGCCGCGACGTTTTGTCGGGGTTCCTGGCATGGCTTCCGTTGGCCGGGAGCTGGCTTCAAATCTTCGCATTTGCTTGGAGAAGAGGATCCTTCGACTGACCCGCTCCGGCGATAGCTGGGAACTGATCGACGCCGCGGGGCACGAACATGGTCCCTTCCACCAAGTCCTCGTGACGTTGCCCGCGCCTCAGTCGGCGGAACTGCTGGGAACCCATCCGTTTGCCGCAGAGGCTCAATCGATACCCATGACCCCTTGTTGGGCGGTGATGGCCGCTTGGGAACGACGGATCGAGGTCGATTGGGATGGGGCGTTTGTACAGGATTCCGCGCTAGCCTGGATAGCCCGGAACAGTTCCAAGCCCGGCCGAGGCTCCGAGCCCGATTGCTGGGTACTTCACGCTAGCCCCGAGTGGTCGGCGACCCATTTGGAGACAACTCCGGACGATGTCGCGGGGGTGCTGCTTCAGGCTTTCGCCCAGGCGGTCGGCGTCCCTTTACCTCCGGCCAGTTTTCTGGCGGCCCACCGCTGGCGATACAGTTTGGGATCGGACCCGAGCGAAAGAAAGGTTCTCTATGATCGGGAAACAGGCCTTTTGGTCTGTGGCGACTGGCTGGCCGGCGGACGGATAGAAGGAGCTTTTCTCTCTGGGCTTCGGGCGGCCGAACTCCTTTGTGAATATTCCGGAAGCTTATCAAAACCAACAAAACTTCCATGATCTTACGTCCTCCCATTCATCGGGCCTCTTTCCTCCAACGATTACAAGGATGCTTCCTGGGAGAGCCTAAACATGGCCCGCTGCCTGGAGGAC
The genomic region above belongs to Telmatocola sphagniphila and contains:
- a CDS encoding IS5 family transposase; translated protein: MARSELPDEFWQEIEPLLPPDTLPGEQGGRPRIPNKTAMRGIFYILTTGIRWEDIPREIGCSGMTCWRRLRDWQKLSLWDQLHRLILAQLRKAEKIDLSLVVVDSTISRTVGGGEQTGPNPTDRRKPGTKQHLIVDRNGIPLEIRVTGANRHDVREIIPLVINIPAIGGKPGAPIHKPKVVQADRAYHDQWVDALLYWMGIIPRIAKRNTPHGSGLGKTRFVVERTISWIRGLRRLRVRFDRHDYIYQAWNSLAMAFICWRTLIE
- a CDS encoding NAD(P)/FAD-dependent oxidoreductase, which translates into the protein MPSCELDSTSKPVLVPQKGGESVAVIGAGISGLIAARTLQDHGFDITVFEKSRGPGGRAATRRIASGITFDHGAQYFTARDPQLISYVESWSARGIVAEWYGQFVEIQGGEVRTKSNQPRRFVGVPGMASVGRELASNLRICLEKRILRLTRSGDSWELIDAAGHEHGPFHQVLVTLPAPQSAELLGTHPFAAEAQSIPMTPCWAVMAAWERRIEVDWDGAFVQDSALAWIARNSSKPGRGSEPDCWVLHASPEWSATHLETTPDDVAGVLLQAFAQAVGVPLPPASFLAAHRWRYSLGSDPSERKVLYDRETGLLVCGDWLAGGRIEGAFLSGLRAAELLCEYSGSLSKPTKLP
- a CDS encoding transposase, translated to MTTTTIAIDMDVPAGVSVGEYERIDGGHAFHVSWELPDNLCCETCQRESRLQLVEKNKFLSIRDLDLWGKPSFFVYQEVYHRCPSCGHRQSLLPPFKRRDVKYTFRFEEQVLVSLIGSTAEDVAVRLGIAAETVERIVKNRIEDAKAKQIDPQRKIERLGLDEISLRKGHKGYATILTDLTNGERPEILALSKGRDEAAGRACLERLSAQQRAGVRWHHTDMSPAYLKACGVHLPNSQSVIDRFHVAKKLGEVADDLRKKTIEPTSEV
- a CDS encoding RHS repeat domain-containing protein, whose amino-acid sequence is MNSSWGSISSSAYNWKFLHQGGELEATSLYDFRNRMYSPTLERWMQNDPIGLILQNNNYYSFELNSPLNETDPLGLASRRASYILDQFGLYIEDINTPNARLHYGSSVFRRNSRRIGHFGIDCN
- a CDS encoding transposase, encoding MSGEARKKLRSQMHDFRRRPEDLNPEQVQALEDLFEKVPSLGTIYHLRWEATKIFDSAPNRAEASRLLEDWIVQARETEMDWEPFITMLKNNWEGILAYFEERKSSGPVEGLNTKIRVVLRRSYGIQSLTTLWTRILLDVNWAAKKLGPTIAEIRGFVNQIQKYFSECYT